The following proteins come from a genomic window of Calditrichota bacterium:
- a CDS encoding glutamate racemase, which yields MIGIFDSGIGGLTVAAAIRQLLPAERLLYLGDTARVPYGTKSPTVIRRYALECTMYLLEQGVKAVVVACNTVSAVALPRLREMLSVPLIGVIEPGVEAGLKTTVKGRIGILGTPSTIASQAYQSRLKALRPDVVLRSIACPLFVPLAEEGLGDSELARQAARYYLSPLKRNKIDTLILGCTHYPLLKSAIQSAVGDDVRLVDSAGTTAGVVREILLREGLLRTHGNGGIECLFTDLAPRSEARLNRFFGGQVEKIRKVTLE from the coding sequence ATGATTGGCATCTTCGATTCCGGTATCGGCGGACTCACCGTCGCTGCGGCAATCCGGCAACTACTGCCGGCCGAGCGTTTGCTCTACCTCGGCGACACCGCCCGCGTTCCTTACGGGACGAAATCACCGACGGTGATCCGGCGCTATGCGCTCGAGTGCACCATGTATCTCTTGGAGCAAGGCGTCAAAGCCGTCGTGGTGGCATGCAACACCGTCTCTGCGGTGGCTTTGCCGCGCCTTCGCGAGATGCTGAGCGTTCCGCTGATCGGCGTGATCGAACCGGGCGTGGAAGCGGGATTAAAGACGACCGTCAAGGGCCGGATAGGGATCCTCGGGACGCCCTCAACAATTGCGTCGCAGGCCTATCAATCCCGCCTCAAGGCGCTCCGTCCCGACGTCGTCCTGCGCAGCATTGCCTGTCCGCTCTTTGTGCCGCTGGCTGAGGAGGGACTGGGCGACTCGGAACTGGCACGACAAGCCGCCCGGTACTACCTATCGCCCTTGAAGCGAAACAAGATTGACACGCTGATCCTCGGCTGCACCCACTATCCGCTTCTGAAAAGCGCGATCCAGTCGGCGGTCGGAGATGACGTCCGACTGGTCGATTCAGCCGGGACGACCGCCGGAGTCGTCCGCGAAATCCTCCTGCGCGAAGGCCTCTTGCGCACTCACGGCAACGGCGGGATCGAATGCCTCTTCACCGACCTGGCGCCCCGATCGGAGGCCCGGCTGAACAGGTTCTTCGGTGGTCAGGTTGAGAAGATCCGCAAGGTTACGTTGGAATAA
- the fliS gene encoding flagellar export chaperone FliS produces MMTTYNPYQRYNQVRYDTADQGALILASYDAAIRFCRAAAECIAKGDKVARGKWLARAFDIVGELRSSLRPDAGGEVAAALGEAYAYIERQITLANVGNTSEPLDMAIKLLEDLRETWREVVRQNRQQATPAAALVS; encoded by the coding sequence TTGATGACTACCTACAATCCCTATCAGCGCTACAATCAGGTGCGCTACGACACTGCCGACCAGGGCGCTCTCATTCTGGCTTCGTATGACGCCGCGATCCGGTTCTGTCGGGCGGCTGCTGAGTGCATAGCCAAAGGCGACAAGGTCGCGCGGGGTAAATGGCTCGCACGAGCCTTCGACATCGTCGGCGAGCTTCGCTCGTCGCTGCGACCCGACGCCGGTGGCGAAGTGGCGGCGGCTCTGGGTGAAGCCTATGCCTATATTGAACGTCAGATCACGCTAGCAAATGTCGGCAACACCAGTGAGCCGCTCGACATGGCAATCAAACTGCTCGAAGACTTGCGCGAGACCTGGCGGGAGGTGGTCCGTCAGAACCGCCAGCAGGCTACTCCTGCAGCGGCCTTAGTTTCATAG